In Atribacteraceae bacterium, the genomic stretch TTCTTCCCGGTTGGTATCGAGATTGTCCCTGGCAAGAACATTTTTTTGGATTTCTCTCAGATTGACCGTCAAACCTTTTTCTCGATTCTGCAACCACCGTCTTTTCGCCCGGATTTCCGGTGCAGCGGTAAGATAAATTTTTAGATCAGCCTCGGGGAGTATCACGGTCCCGACGTCCCGTCCTTCCGTGATCGAAGGCTGTGACAACGCCAAAGATCGTTGTTTTTCCTTCAGATAATTGCGAACTTCCGGAAGACGGGCAACGTCGGATACCTTCTCGTCGACCGGCTGGCTTCGGATCTGGTCTTCAACCGGTTTTCCTGCGAGTAAAACTTTCACTTGACCATCTTCCGTGATCAGTTCGAGTTTCATAGCGGCTAGGGCATGACCAAGCGCTTTCCGGTCATCGATATCAATTCCGTTGACGATCAGGTAGTAGGTCACCGCCCGGTACATCGCGCCGGTATCGATAAACAGGCAATGTAAGGCTTTGGCTAATTTTCTGGCCATCGTACTTTTTCCCGACCCGGCGGGACCGTCGATGGCGATCAAGCGTTTCACGACTGCACACCGTGGGGTTGAAAGGTCTGGACACCGAGAAGAGCGAGGTCATGAAAAAACTCCGGATAGCTCACCCCGATACATTCGGATTCCTGCACTATGGTTTCCCCCTCAGCAGCAAGACCGGCCACAAGCAAGCTCATGGCGATTCGATGATCTTTTCCTGACGAGACGGCGGCTCCCCGCAGTTTGACCGGACCGGTTATCCTCAACCCATCCTCCTCTTCCGTAATGTCTGCTCCCATAAGCTGTAAACCTCGAGCGATGCCGTGAAGTCGGTCCGATTCCTTGACTCGTAGTTCTCCAGCCCCGCTAATGCTGGTCACCCCCTGGGCCTGGGTCGCCAGAACGGCCAGAATGGGTATTTCATCGACGAGAGAAGGTATCATCTCCCTCGGTATTGCGATACCCTGCAAAGGGGCATGTTGAATTTGGATATCGCCGTACCCCTCACTGAAGCACTCTCCTTGGGGAATGATAGTCAGGTCGGCTCCCATAAGCCGCAGGCATTCCAGAAAACCGGTACGCAGAGGATTCAAACCGACGTTCCGTATGGTAATCGAGGATTCGGGAATCAGCAAAGCCAGAGCCGCTGGAAAAGCTGCAGAAGAAGGGTCTCCGGGGAGGGAAAAGCGGGTAGCCGGCATCCTGTCCGGAGGGGTCAGGTAAAGTCGCTTTTCCTGTTCCACAACGGACACCCCCAAGTAGCGCAGCATGTTTTCCGTGTGATTTCGGGTGGGCAGTAATTCCTCGATCACCGACCGGTCGTCGGCGAAGAGCGAAGCAAAGAGCAAGGCCGATTTTACCTGGGCACTGGCAACCTCCATCTGGTAGGAAATGGCCCTTAAACGCCGCCTCCCCCGTACGTAGAGCGGTGGGTACCGGTCGTGATTTCTCCCCCCGAGAAGGGCTCCGGTAGCGGTCAGCGGATCGATGATTCGTTTCATAGGCCGCTTGCGGATGCTCGCATCACCGGTCAGGACGGTCAGACCTTCAATGCCACAGGCGATTCCAGACAGCATTCGAATGGTGGTCCCTGAATTTCCCACATCAAGGACAGTATCCGGTTCCTGCAAGTGGCGGTGACCCGGCGAGTGCACTTCCACTTGATGGGTCACCGGCTCTTCTTTGATTTCGGCACCGAATGACCTCAAACACCGTAAGGTGGAACGGCAATCCTCACAGAAAGAAAACCCTTCAATATTGGTCTGGCCCGAGCATAGGGCCCCAAGCATGGCCGCCCGATGACTGAGGGATTTATCCCGAGGACAAAAAAGCACGCCCCGCAAGGGGCGATCCCATTTTCTGACGGTAGTCGTATTCACGACATTGTCTCCAGGTCCCGGCGCAAAGCCAGAGCCTGACCCAGGTAGATGTGATGAACATCATCTTGCCCTTTTCCAGGTTGATCGGCCAAAACGAGCATACGCAAACATTTTTCCAATGCACCGCTGACAGGAATTTCCTGGGCACACATGGTGGGAACCAAGCGGAAGTCATCCTGTCGGCGGATCCCCTCGGCCGGAAATGCGGAGCGAATATCCGGTGTCACGGTGATGAAAACCGCCCCGACCGCTTCGGGAATGAGTTGGTTCTGTTCCAGAATTTTTTCGAACAGATCAAGGGCGGCCTTTAGAACTTGTTCGTGCGTATCTTCGTCAATACAGATGGCGCCTCGTATACCCCGCATCATGAACGTTCTATTCCTTTCTGTATTATCATGTTCTCGGTCATCAGAAATCGATCCCCTGCCGGGGACCGATCCCCTTCCCAGCCGGGTGTTTGACCATTCTCATTTCCGTCACCAGGTCAGCCATAGCCAGAAGCTCCTCCGGAGCACTTCTCCCGGTCACCACTACCTCGACGGTCTCCGGGTGATTCCGGAGAACTTCTGCACAGTCGTTCCAGTCCAGAATGCCGAAATGGAAGGCATAGGTGAGTTCATCGAGAACAATCAGGTTGTACCGGGCGGCGATCATCTCCCGTTTTGCCAGTTCCCAGCCAATCAGAAATTCTTTCCGATCGTCCTTCCCCGGTTCACATCGGGAGATAAATTCTCCGGTTCCGAACTGGAACACGGTGACTCTGGGAATACATTGTAGGGTGGCCAGTTCACCGGTAAAACGTTTTTTGAAAAACTGAATTATCAGTACCCGCTTGCCCTGTCCGGCCGCCCGAAGGCTCAGGCCCAGCGCCGCGGTGGTTTTCCCTTTGCCGGTTCCGTAATAAACTTCCAGAAGACCCCGGTTATCCACAGCCGGTATTTTCCTCCATTAGAGATTGAATCTTTTTCCGCTCTTCTTGAGTAAAATACTTCCATTGGCCAGGAAGAATGTTCTGGTCCAAGATGAACGGTCCCATTGCTAACCGGATTAATCTTAGCACGGGATGCTTGAGAGAATCAAACAGGATGCGGATCTCGTGCTTTTTCCCTTCAAACAGGATTAAATCGACAATTGAGCAGTCCCGGGTATAACCCTTGATTTCCCCTGAGGCGATTCGATATGTCGTTCCATTTTTTTCAATACCTGATTTCAAAAAATCCAATTCTTCCAATTCGATTGTTCCCGAGACAAAGACCCGGTATTTTTTGGGGATTTCGAACCGGGGATGGGTTAACCGGTACGTGAGAGCTCCGTCATTGGTCAGGAGGAGGAGCCCTTCACTATCCTGGTCCAGGCGGCCGACCGGGTAAATCCGGTCGGGAACTTCTGAAAAAAAAGACATCACTGTTTTACGGCCGAAAGGATCTCTTACCGTGGTTAAGACATCCCGGGGTTTGTAAAACTTGATATATACCGTCCGCTCCTGCCGTATTAGCGGTTTTCCATCGAGTGTGACCGATTCACCCGTTAGCACGAGCCGGCCGGGATCAATGGCAGGTTTACCAGAAATCGCGACCCGTCCAGCCCGGATTATTTCTTCACACCCCCGGCGGGAAGCGACTCCCAAACGAGCCAAAAACTTGTTAAGTCGTTCTCCGCCACTCTCTGGCGGGGCTTCATTCAACCGGCTCTTCCCCCGGAACCATGATGATCCTTTGCAGTCGCTCCAAGCCTTCCGGACCATCGATGCCAAAAGTCTGATAAAACTTCCGGGTTACCCGGTAGAGGTATGGCTTACCCGGTTTGTCGGCATATCCATCGATATGTACCAAGCCTCTTTCGAGCAGCGTCTTGAGCGATCCAGCCGAATCAGCGCCCCGCTGCAGATCGATAGCGGCTTTGGTAATCGGCTGAAACAGGGATATCAGGGCCAAGGTTTCAAGTGCCGCCCGCGAAAGTCCCTTCTTGACGATAATTTTGGCAAACTCCTTGATCGCCTGACCATATTCCGGCAATACCATCATTTGCCAGGTATCCGCCACCTGGCGGATCACCAGGGAGCCCTCTTCACTGCTGTACCGTTTGGTCAGCTCTTCAAGTACCCTCCGGAGGCTCTCTTCACTTTCCCCGGTCAATTCGCTCATTTCTCGGATGCTCACCGGGTGCGGTGAAGCAAAAAGATAGGCTTCGATCAAACCCGGCGTTTTATTAGCCGAGGTCATTCTTTCGAAACGAGACAATCCCCTGATCATCTCTCATAATTAGGATTTTCCGGAAAACCATGTCGAGAAGAACTAAAAAAGTCGCAATGTCGGCCTTGCGATCTTTGGTGTTCTGCAGAAGCACTCCGATTGAATGCCAGTGTTGGGGTGCCCGACAAAAAAATCCCTCCAGAAAAACCTGGCGTTGTTCGATGAGGTCTTTGAATTCATCGTCGATTTTAATATCAACCCCGGTCTTTTCCTTGGTCAGATAGGTCCGATAGAGGCCTAAAAGCTCTTCGAGGTTGACCCGTCCGAGGTCAATTACGTCCTTCATCTGGATAGATTTCCACCGTTCGGGCGGCGCTTTGACCACATAGCGCTCCTGTTCCTGGATCGAGGCCAGAACATCGGCAAAGCGAGATAGGAAATCGCCAGCGGTCTCTGCTTCCTCGGACGATTCCTCCTCCCCATGAACACCCAGGGTTTCGTTCAACTCCGTTTCGATCTGCGTGATGAGAGATTCCAATTGATCGATGCGTTCCCGAAGACTTTCCGTATCGGCAAGATGATGGGATTCACTCATGCCGGGGCAGACCATAGTCGATGCGAACGGCGCGGCGGACTATGGACATGGTTTCTCTGGCCATTTCGCGCGCCTTGCGGCTTCCTTCAACGAGTAGTTCTCTGACCAGGCTATCTTTTGCCTGGTATTCGGTCCGGTATGGAGTGATGGCATCTAAAAAATCCACCAGAAGACCGGACAGTTCCTTTTTGCAATCTACACAACCCAACGCTCCACTCCGGCAGTCCATTTCGATTTCCGAGACCCGCGGGTTCGCGATCAACCCTTGTAGAGAGAACACGTTACAGCGCTCAGGATGCCCGGGATCGTTCCTGCGGATTTTATCCGGATCCGTAAACATCGAAGCCACCTTTTTCTTGATGTCGTTCCTATCTTCCGATAGACCTATGGTGTTGTTGACGCTTTTACTCATTTTTTTCCCATCTATCCCCAGGATACGCGGGGTTTCAGTCAAAAGTTCGTCCGGCTCCGGAAAAACAGCGGTGTGATAGAGGTGGTTGAAACGACGGGCGATTTCCCGGGTCATCTCGATGTGCGGAACCTGATCTTCGCCAACCGGAACCCCCACTGCACGATAGATTAAAATATCTGCAGCCATCAGGACCGGGTACCCGAGATGCCCGTAGCCAACCGCTTCCTTGAGACCCATGTCCTGAAGCTGTTGTTTGAGAACCGGATTCCGATCCAACCATCCTACCGGGGTAATCATGGAAAAAAGAAGGTGGAGTTCGGCGTGCTCTCTCACCAGAGACTGAATCATCATCAACGATCGTTCGGGATTTATCCCCACGCTCAGCCAGTCCTTGACCATGTCCAGGATGTTCTTTTCCAGATCTTCGGTCTGTTCGAAGGAAGTGGTCAAGGCATGCCAATCGACCACCCCGAAAATACAGTCATATTCCTCCTGTAAGCGGATCCAATTCCTGAGTGCGCCAAAATAATGTCCAATATGCATCTTGCCTGTAGGTCGCATTCCGCTGAATATACGTTTCCGGGTATTCACACTACCTCATCCCTTCTACGATGTTTTTGACGAATTGCCGTTCCTCCGCTCGATTGAATACCATCCCGTCAATCATGGCCAGACGGAGTTCCTCCAAAATTGTAGCATAAATCGGTCCTTCACGAAGGCCCATTTCCTTTAGGTCATTTCCGGTCAAAACCGGTTTCGTGGAAAACCATTCGGTTAAATAGCGTTCAAGGGTTTGGTAAGCTAGCTGGTTGTCCGAATAAATGGCCAGGTTGAGATACAGGAATTCAAGGGGGATCCGCTGCAAGATCCGGAAGGCGGCAGAAGGACGCATGATCGGACGGGACAGCGTTCTACGCAACCGATCCCGGTCACCGAAATAGCTGTTGATCGCCTGAGCTTGCCGGTGGGACAGGGAAAGTTTTTTGACGAAGTTGTCCAGGTGATAGAGGCTCATGTTTTCAAGCAGGGGGCTCAGCTTCAGGAGAAAAAGGTCAAGGGGAACGGGCGGCGGGAATTGGTCAATCCCTTTTTTCAAGTCTTCAAAGATTCTGGTATATTCAGCTTTCCAGGTACACCCCGGAAAAATGCAGGGAAAGGTGTCCAGTTGGTACAATCGGCGTAGGTAGCGGTGGTATCCCGGCAGGCGGAGAATGAGTTGTATTTCCTCCTTAAGTCGATCCGGTTTGAGAGAGTTGAGTTGTTCTTCCCGAACTGCTTGCTTCAGAAGACTCATCGTAAACGGTTCGATGGCGAAATCGTATTTTTGCTCAAACCGGACTGCCCTGATGATGCGGGCAGGATCCTCCACCAGGCTCAGGGGGTGCAGTATGCGCAAGGAGTGGTTTTCCAAATCGCGGATCCCACCGAAAAAGTCGAACAGGTCCCCCCAATTATCCGGGCTTAGGCTGGCGGCCAGGGCGTTGATCGTAAAATCCCGGCGGAAGAGATCCCGTCTCAGACTTGCGTATTCTACTTCCGGAGCGGAACCGGCTTGTGGATAGTATTCCTGACGGGCGGTCGCAAAATCGATACGTCGCTGGTTGGCCATGATCAGGATGGCGGTGCCAAAGGGGGGGTACGATACCGTCTTCCCCGGGAACAACTCAGTGACCTTTTTCACAAACTCGATGGCGTTCCCTTCAATAACGATATCCAAGTCTTCATTCGGAATACCAAGGATACAGTCTCGCACCACTCCGCCCACCAGGTAGGCCTGGTACCCCATTTTCCGGGCGAGGTCTCCAAGTTTATTCAAGAAGCTCAGATCCGCCTCGGAAAACTGGAAAAAGAGTTTCTGGGAGATATTCAGGCGGGTGAGTCGGGGGCTAAGAAAATTCTCCTGCTGGTGAAAGGTCCGCAGGAGATCGCTTCGGGTGATGATTCCCATCAGTCTCCCCTCTTTGACCACCGGAATCCGGCCGATATCCTTTTCCACCATCAGGTTACGGACCTGGAATATGGACGAATCGGGAGTCACGGTGATGACCTGGGGAGCCATGAAGCTCTTCACCGGTGCGTTCTGTAGTCCGTGATGTATCGCTTTTTCGACATCACGGCGGGCAATTAAACCTACCACGGACCCCATTTCGTTGACTACCGGGAGACCGGAATAACCGAATCTGATCATGATCAGGGAAGCTTCGCGAATCGAACTCTCCACATGAATGGTCTTGACCGGGTAAGACATGATTTCATAGGCCCTCAGGAAGGACAGTGATTCCCGCAGAATATTTCGGAGTTTCCTGATCGCCTCTTCCGGGGTGATATTTTTCAAGGCGGTCGAAGCCGCGCCGCGATGACCTCCTCCGTTCATTTTTTCCAATATTTTCCGGAGGTCGACGTCTTCCAGGCGGCTGCGGGAAATGATATAGACTTTCTCTTCGAGGGTGAATACGGCAAAAAGTACTTCGATCTCTTCAAGATCCATCAATTTGTGAACCAGGAAAGAAACCCCATCGATGTATTCATGGCTGGTCACCGAGGTAAAATGAACGGGTATTCCGTTGATATTTTCAACTACGAGGGAGTCAATCATCCGTTTCAGGATTTCCCTCTGTTCAGTGGTCAGTTGCAAACCGGTGAAACGGGGGACGTACCCCACCTGTGCCCCTCGCTGGATCAGATAGGAGACCGCGTCCAAATCATCCGAGGTGGTGGTTGGAAAAGTAAAGGACCCGGTGTCTTCATAAATCCCGAGCGTAAACAGAGTCGCTTCGAGAGGGGCCAGAGGCAGGTTCTTTTCCCGTATCCTTTTCACTAAAAGCGTTGTGCAGGCGCCCAGAGGTTCGATATGAACCGTATCCCCAGCCAGGCTTTCTTCGGAAAGGGGATGATGATCATACACCACATAGGTTATCGATCCCTGCCGGATGGCCTGACCTGCTCTTCCGATCCGATCGGGAAGCGATGTATCAGTAACAAAGACCCGCTTGACCGCTGTCCAGTCCAAGTCTTTTTCCAGGCTATAGGGAAAAAAATGCCCGTATAGGGTCAGGAAGTGTCTGACATTGCGATTGACGGCGCCTCCCAGCACCATAACAGTCCCGGGGTACAGCCGAGTCACGGCATACATGGACGAAAGAGAGTCGAAATCGCTTCCTTCGTGGCTGACCACTATGTCCATACCGGTCTCCTAAAAAAAGTCTTCAGGTTCACAGGCTTTTTCACGCGGGAAAGAAGGCCGTCCCGGGACCTGCCCAGGAAACGTTCAAAACGCAGCTGGCCGTTGCAGCAATATCGGCAAAGGTTTTTCGGACTCCAAGAGAATGGCTGGGAGAAAGGGTCGGAGCATACATCAGGAGAGGGGCGTATTCCCGGGTGTGATCTGTCCCGGGGAAGGTCGGGTCGCAGCCATGGTCGCTGGTGATCAGGAGCACATCGTTACCGGTGAGTATCTCAAGAAGCTCGGCCAGTTCCCGGTCCCATTCCTCGATGGCTTTCGCAAACCCCCGGGGGTCATTGCGGTGGCCGTACAGACTGTCAAAATCGTTGAAATTAGCCCACACCAAGTCACCCTCCCCGCTATTGGCCAGTTCACGAAATACGGCGAACGTTTCCCGGTTCCCCGAGGTCTTATAGGAACGGGTAACCCCCCGGTTGGCAAATATATCCTTGATCTTACCCACGCCGATGGTTATCTTCCCTTCCGCAACAAGCACGTCCAACAAAGTTCGGGCAGGGGGCGGGAGAGAATAATCGCGTCGCCCTCCCGTTCGGACATAGTTTCCTGCGTTGCCTTCAAAAGGTCGGGCAATGACCCTGGCGACCGCGTCTTTCCCGGTGAGGATGCGGCGGGCATATTCGCAGAAACGGTAAAGTTCTTCCGGGGGGATGACCGCAACATGAGCGGCAACCTGGAAAACGCTGTCTGCCGAGGTATACACAATGGGAGCGCCGGTCCGGAGGTGTTCATTTCCCAGTCGGGCGATGATGTCGGTTCCAGAGGCAGGCACATTTCCCAACACCGGTTTGCCGAAATACTTTTGCACCGCATCGATGATCCGATTGGGAAATCCTTCCGGATACAGTGGAAATGGTTGGTCAAGGATCAGTCCAGCTATTTCCCAGTGTCCGGTTGTCGTGTCTTTCCCCGGTGATTGTTCCAGCATCTTTCCATAGGAAGCCTGCGAAGAAACGGGTTGTGGAACACCGGGGATTTCATCGATCAGTCCCAGACCCAGTGAGGCGAGGACCGGCAGGTGCAAGCCTCCGACGGCTCGAGCCGTATTTCGCAGGGTATGGCTGCCTCGGTCGTTATAGTAGGCGGCATCGGGAAGTTCGCCCATTCCTACCCCATCTAGGAGAGCGATCAGAATCCGCATTCCGGTTCACTCAGCCATTGTTGTAAACCGATAATCGTCTTGGCATCGGCGATCGAACCTGAAGCGAGCAATCGGCGGGCTTCCAGCCGGGTGATTTCATGGAGGTAGATCTCCTCATCCTCGTCCCCCTGCCGGGATTCAGGATGTGGCCAGGCGTTCCGGGCTCGATACAGGTGGATGATTTCCGAGCTATACCCAGGCGCGAGAAATACCGGGAGAAGAAATTCCCACTGTTGCGAAACAAACCCGGTTTCTTCTTCAAGTTCCCGGCGGGCGCATTCCGCCGGGCCCTCTCCAGCCTCCAGAGTGCCAGCCGGAATTTCCCATAACCAGCGAGCCGCCGGCGCCCGGAACTGTCGAATAAGGAGGAGTCTGTTTTGTGTGGTGCTGGCGACCACCGCAACTGCTCCGGGATGGTGGACAAATATACGCTCAAAACGGTCTTCATACTGATTCCGAACAATATCGAATATCTTCGCTCGAAACACCGTTTCGCTTTTTACCAATTCAGGGATAAGCGGTTCGGCGCCTTCTCGCTCCCGGTTGAAAATAATCATCGCTAACCCTGCTCCTTTGGCGTAATCCAAACATGTTTGATGGGAAAGCCTTTTGCCGTTAGGTCGTCAAGCAGGGCATCCGGGTTGGAAGAATCTACCCGGATAACTATATAGCGGTAGTTTGCCCTTTCCGGATTGTGAAAGGTGGCCAGGCTTAGGATATTCACCTGGTGGTTCTTGATCACAGAGGTCACTTCATAGAGGACACCGGCTTTCATTGGTAGTTCCAGGGTGATTCTCGTTCCTCCCTCCTCCACGCCCAGTGTTTCCACCAGGACCCCGAAAATATCGGATTCAGTGATCACCCCGATGACCTGGCTTTCCTGGACCACCGGCATGCCGCCGACATTATTTTTTTTCATGATCAAAGCGGCCTCTTCAATTGGTGTGTCCGGTTTAATGGTGATGACTCGTTTCTTCATGATCTCGGCAACGGTCATTTTGGAGAGTAGGTAGGTAATTTCAAAACGGCTCAGCGAGATGGCCTTGGATGGTTCGGCCTCGAGAAGATCGTTGTAGGTGACGATTCCCACAATTTTTCCTCCATCCACCACCGGCAGTCGTCGAATGCCTTTTTCTTTCATCAGTTTTTCCGCTTCCAGAATCGTGGTTTTGCTGTTGACGAGGACCACGGTCTTGCTCATTCGATCTCGGACTAACACTGGGCTCCCCCTCTGTTTTTTTCCTGGATAATAAATTCTTTACCCGCCTCGATAGCCCGGAGGTTCATATTGACAAGGTCATCCGGCTTTCCGGCCAACACATCCCGGATCGCCGCTTGTAAGGTCTCGAAATGGACCACCGGATGATATGCCAGGACCGCACCGAGCATGACCATATTCAGAGTCCGGGGGTCGGGAAGTCGCGCTACCAGCTCGTTCGCCGGGACCATGAGCACATTGATATCCGGATAGGAAACCGCGTGGTGAACGAGCGATGAATTGACCGCCAGAAGCCCCTTTTCCCTAACGCCGGGCGCGTAGCGCCTGAGGGATGGTTCGTTCATGGCAATGCAAACGTCAGGATGTTCGGACTGGGTCGCTCCGATTGTCTCCGAAGAGACGATGACCGTACAGGTTGCCGTTCCACCACGCATTTCCGGTCCGTAAGAAGGATACCAACTCACCTCAAATCCTTCAAACATTCCGGCAGTCGCCAATATACGGCCCATAAACAGGATTCCCTGACCACCAAAGCCGCCGATCAGCGTCTCAGTGTACATGGACTCCCTCTTTCCAGTCCTTGATTACACCCAGCGGAAAAACATTTTTCATTTCTTTGTCCACCCAGTCCACCGCATCAGTCGGGGTCATTTTCCAGTTGGTGGGACAGGGAGAAAGAAACTCCACCATCGAAAATCCTCTCTTCTCTTGCTGAGTGAGAAAAGCGCGCCGAACGGCTTCTTTAGCCTGTTTGATAAGATTGGGTTTAGTCAGGGCGACCCGGGCAAGGTAACTACTTCCCTCCAGTTGTCCGAGCATTTCACCGAGCCGGAGAGGATGCCCGGTACGAAGTGGGTCCCTTCCGGCTGGAGTCGTGGTGGTCTGTTGGCCGGTTAGAGTGGTAGGCGCCATTTGCCCTCCGGTCATTCCAAAAATAGCGTTATTCACGAAAAAAGCGGTAATGCATTCCCCCCGGACGGCGGTATGGACGATTTCGGCGGTACCAATAGCCGCGATATCCCCATCACCCTGGTAGGAAAAAACCAGAACGTCGGGCAAGCACCGCTTGATTCCTGTAGCTACGGCCGGGGCCCGGCCGTGTGGTCCCATGACGAAATCGATATCGATGAATTCATAAA encodes the following:
- a CDS encoding 2-oxoacid:acceptor oxidoreductase family protein, yielding MYTETLIGGFGGQGILFMGRILATAGMFEGFEVSWYPSYGPEMRGGTATCTVIVSSETIGATQSEHPDVCIAMNEPSLRRYAPGVREKGLLAVNSSLVHHAVSYPDINVLMVPANELVARLPDPRTLNMVMLGAVLAYHPVVHFETLQAAIRDVLAGKPDDLVNMNLRAIEAGKEFIIQEKNRGGAQC
- a CDS encoding thiamine pyrophosphate-dependent enzyme, which codes for MKTIFERPKTLLEKPFTYCPGCHHGLANRLIAEVIDELGQADTTIGVGPVGCSVYIYEFIDIDFVMGPHGRAPAVATGIKRCLPDVLVFSYQGDGDIAAIGTAEIVHTAVRGECITAFFVNNAIFGMTGGQMAPTTLTGQQTTTTPAGRDPLRTGHPLRLGEMLGQLEGSSYLARVALTKPNLIKQAKEAVRRAFLTQQEKRGFSMVEFLSPCPTNWKMTPTDAVDWVDKEMKNVFPLGVIKDWKEGVHVH